The genomic region TCCTGTTCGCGGTTGCGATGGGGTTTCACTTCGTCGTGAACGACGCCGGGTTCCGTCGGGACGACGAGGCACGATACCATCGAATCGGGCGGTGGGTGCTCGCCGGTGCCGTCCTCGGCGGAGCGCTGGTCGGGACCGTCGTCAGCGTCGACCGGGCGCTGCTCGCCGTCGTCAATGCATTTCTCGGTGGTGGCGTCATTCTGAACGTCATCAAGGAAGAACTCCCCGAGGAACGCGAGAGCCGTTTCGTGGCGTTCGCCGCCGGAGCAGCGGTCTACGCCGCTGTCCTCCTCGTCGTCTGATGGCTCCCAATCGAATCCCTTGATGGGCTAGCACCATCGCCACCGTCATCGGCACTCGGCCAGCGTGTCGGGAGAGTTTTGCCGAACCGGTGTGAACGACGGGTATGCCCAACGCCTGCATCGTCCGGGGGGAAATTCCGGCCGACGAGTTCGCGCTGTACGAAGCACTCAGTTCGCTCCCCGACGTCGAGTTCGAGGTCGAGCGCATCGTCCAGAGCGGCGACGAGGCGGCCATGCCACTGATGTGGATCCGCAACGCCCCGGCCGACGCCGTCGAGGAAGCCTTCGGGCGGGATCCGAGCGTCGAGGAACTCGAACTGCTGTCGGCATTCGACGACGAACAGCTCTACCGCATGCAGTGGGTCTCCGAGGTCGAGATGGTGCTCCAGATGCTGACGAACTCCGAGGCGACCATCACCGACGCCTACGGGACGGACGGCCGGTGGTACCTCCGCGTGCTCTACCCCG from Halococcus sediminicola harbors:
- a CDS encoding helix-turn-helix domain-containing protein; translation: MPNACIVRGEIPADEFALYEALSSLPDVEFEVERIVQSGDEAAMPLMWIRNAPADAVEEAFGRDPSVEELELLSAFDDEQLYRMQWVSEVEMVLQMLTNSEATITDAYGTDGRWYLRVLYPDRDSLSKTVRFAEDNGLTFEVRAIRQLEGEPAGRYGLTEAQFEALETALEAGYYEVPRRTDQSDLADRLEISHQALSERLRRATGALVEDALLVGAVETRRDDS